A section of the Citrus sinensis cultivar Valencia sweet orange chromosome 8, DVS_A1.0, whole genome shotgun sequence genome encodes:
- the LOC102627480 gene encoding basic form of pathogenesis-related protein 1-like, which translates to MLLNKFILAIFFISLTLPHIIHAQSSHQDIVNAHNAARAEVGVDPMTWNDTVAAYAQDYANQRMGDCNMEHSMGPYGENLAEGYGKLDGVDAVKFWLTEKPNYDHASNSCVGDECLHYTQIVWRKSVSVGCGRVKCKNDWWFVICNYYPPGNIEGERPY; encoded by the coding sequence atgttgctcaacaaattcattttagCCATCTTCTTCATTTCTCTAACCCTACCTCACATCATCCACGCACAAAGCTCCCACCAAGACATCGTTAATGCACACAATGCAGCTCGTGCGGAGGTCGGCGTCGATCCGATGACTTGGAACGACACCGTTGCAGCCTATGCGCAAGACTATGCCAATCAAAGAATGGGTGACTGTAACATGGAACATTCAATGGGGCCTTATGGAGAGAACCTGGCTGAGGGTTATGGGAAACTTGATGGAGTTGATGCCGTAAAATTTTGGCTTACTGAGAAGCCTAACTATGATCATGCTTCAAATTCGTGTGTTGGTGATGAGTGTTTGCATTACACTCAAATCGTTTGGCGCAAATCTGTGAGTGTTGGCTGTGGTAGAGTCAAGTGCAAAAATGATTGGTGGTTTgttatttgtaattattatcCTCCGGGGAATATCGAAGGTGAAAGAccttattga
- the LOC102627194 gene encoding pathogenesis-related protein 1-like, whose protein sequence is MGFSKNSSLPLFCILGLALILSSHAQDLPQDYVNAHNAARAQVGVGPVTWDDRVASYAQNYANKRKGDCNLVHSGGPYGENLAWSSAGLSGTDAVKLWVNEKADYDYNSNTCAAGKVCGHYTQVVWRKSVRIGCAKVTCNNNKGTFIGCNYDPPGNFVGEKPY, encoded by the coding sequence atgGGGTTTTCCAAGAATTCATCACTACCTCTTTTTTGTATCTTGGGGTTAGCCCTAATTCTCTCTTCCCATGCACAAGACTTACCCCAAGACTATGTCAATGCTCACAACGCAGCTAGGGCACAGGTTGGTGTTGGCCCTGTGACATGGGACGACAGAGTAGCTTCCTATGCACAAAACTATGCCAATAAACGTAAAGGCGACTGCAATCTTGTGCATTCGGGTGGGCCGTATGGCGAGAACCTTGCATGGAGCAGTGCTGGTCTTTCCGGCACAGATGCTGTGAAACTGTGGGTGAATGAGAAAGCTGATTATGACTACAATTCTAATACTTGTGCTGCAGGCAAGGTGTGTGGGCACTATACTCAGGTGGTTTGGCGCAAATCGGTTCGCATTGGGTGTGCCAAGGTGACGTGCAACAATAATAAAGGAACTTTCATAGGATGCAACTATGACCCCCCAGGCAACTTTGTTGGGGAGAAACCTTActga